Genomic DNA from bacterium:
GCTTCCTGCCGCTGGAGCGCGGCGGCCCCGCGGCGGCCTACAACGCCGCGACCGCGGCGGCGACCGGGGAGTGGATCGCGTTCCTCGAAGGCGACGACTGGCTCGAGCCGGACTACCTGGAGGCGGTCTTCGCCTTCGTCGCCGAACATCCCGACGCGGCGTGGGTCGGCGTCGGCCGTCGCGCGGTGGACGAGGACGACCGGCCGCGGCGCGCGTCGCTCGACAAGCGGACCCGCGGCGAGCTGTTCACGACGCGCGGCTTCCTGAAGCGCGACATGGGCCGCGGCGGGGCGCCGGTGGCTCGGCGCGCCGAACTGCTCGTGGTCGGCCCGTGGCGCGCGCCGAGCTTCGACGTCGAGACCGACATGGCGCTGCGCTTCTCGCTGCGCTTCCCGATGTACTTCCTCGACCGGCCGCTCTACGTCGAGCGGCGTCCGCGGAACGGCGAGCGGAGCCGCCTCGCCAACGCGCTGGAAACGGTGCGCCACCTCGAGAACCTCGCGGACCTCTCGCCGGAGTGGGTGGCCGCCAATCGCCGGACGTATCAGTGGGCGCTGGCGAAGAGCTGCGGCCGGGTCGGCGTCGCGCTGCGCGCC
This window encodes:
- a CDS encoding glycosyltransferase family 2 protein — translated: MSAATPNPRPTVTLAVIARDHSDFVERAVASAFAQTRPPHELLLVDDGSTDGTRELLAARAEHARFLPLERGGPAAAYNAATAAATGEWIAFLEGDDWLEPDYLEAVFAFVAEHPDAAWVGVGRRAVDEDDRPRRASLDKRTRGELFTTRGFLKRDMGRGGAPVARRAELLVVGPWRAPSFDVETDMALRFSLRFPMYFLDRPLYVERRPRNGERSRLANALETVRHLENLADLSPEWVAANRRTYQWALAKSCGRVGVALRA